In one window of Candidatus Sulfuricurvum sp. RIFRC-1 DNA:
- a CDS encoding RNA pyrophosphohydrolase has protein sequence MTENKFYRPNVAAIIVSHEYPEVQDIFIAERSDLEGVWQFPQGGIDEGESAEEALFRELEEEIGTKKVEIIAEYPEWIAYDFPTHVAAKMAPYAGQKQRYFLVRLKQGAKIDLNTKHPEFKAYRFVKIDELLSNIAHFKKPVYERVISHFRTKGYL, from the coding sequence ATGACCGAAAATAAGTTCTACCGACCGAATGTGGCGGCGATTATTGTCTCTCACGAGTATCCTGAAGTCCAAGATATCTTTATCGCCGAGCGGAGTGATTTGGAAGGGGTATGGCAATTCCCTCAAGGGGGAATTGATGAAGGCGAATCGGCTGAAGAAGCACTTTTTCGGGAGCTTGAGGAAGAGATCGGTACCAAAAAAGTAGAGATCATTGCCGAATATCCTGAGTGGATTGCCTATGATTTTCCTACTCATGTAGCTGCTAAAATGGCTCCGTATGCGGGACAAAAACAGCGCTATTTTTTAGTACGCCTAAAACAAGGGGCTAAAATCGATTTGAATACTAAGCATCCTGAATTCAAGGCGTACCGATTTGTCAAGATTGATGAGCTGTTGAGTAATATTGCCCATTTTAAAAAACCGGTCTATGAACGTGTTATTTCTCATTTTAGAACCAAGGGGTATCTGTAA
- the hemW gene encoding radical SAM family heme chaperone HemW — MLLYIHIPFCDSKCSYCAFNSYVDKFSLREAYMNSLLHQLKTELHRFNVSASNPIESVFIGGGTPSTVEPSLYHPLFEMIDPYLVKNCEITSEANPNSATRTWLEGMFELGVNRISFGVQSFNNEKLKILGRAHNTLHALQAIRTASAIGFKHLSIDLIYGVRGDTKELLKSDISQAFVLPIDHISLYALTIEEETAFEKTPEIAQEELELTQWLFREITAKGFEQYEISNFGKYRSHHNIGYWEHKPYIGLGSGAVGFLDHRRYYPGTNVEHYIQNPCEHTTEEITKEALISEKLFLGFRSCVGVDAAILNDKQKVQADILVEEGMLFHRHGRYFNGDFLLADEIALRVEGF, encoded by the coding sequence ATGCTTTTATATATTCATATCCCTTTTTGCGATAGCAAATGTTCTTACTGTGCGTTTAACTCTTATGTCGATAAATTTTCATTGCGTGAAGCGTACATGAATTCCCTTCTCCACCAGCTCAAAACTGAGCTACACCGTTTTAACGTCAGTGCTTCAAACCCTATCGAAAGTGTATTTATCGGCGGAGGAACTCCCTCTACGGTAGAGCCCTCACTTTATCATCCTTTATTCGAAATGATTGATCCTTATTTGGTAAAAAATTGCGAAATCACCTCCGAAGCCAACCCAAACAGCGCGACTCGAACATGGCTAGAGGGGATGTTTGAGCTGGGAGTCAACCGCATTAGCTTCGGTGTACAGAGTTTTAATAATGAAAAACTCAAAATACTCGGACGTGCGCATAACACTCTCCATGCCCTGCAAGCAATCCGTACCGCCTCCGCCATCGGATTTAAACATCTCAGTATCGATCTGATCTATGGTGTTCGAGGCGATACCAAAGAGCTTTTGAAATCCGATATTTCCCAAGCATTTGTTCTCCCCATCGATCATATCAGTCTCTATGCCCTAACAATCGAAGAGGAGACCGCGTTTGAAAAAACACCGGAAATTGCTCAAGAAGAGTTGGAGCTTACCCAATGGCTCTTTCGTGAAATCACCGCAAAAGGGTTTGAACAATACGAAATCTCGAATTTTGGGAAATACCGCTCACATCATAATATCGGATATTGGGAGCACAAACCTTATATCGGTCTAGGCTCCGGGGCCGTCGGATTTTTAGACCATCGACGCTATTATCCCGGCACCAATGTCGAGCACTATATTCAAAACCCTTGTGAGCATACCACCGAAGAGATTACCAAAGAAGCACTGATCAGCGAAAAACTGTTTTTAGGTTTTCGCAGTTGTGTCGGAGTAGATGCTGCCATTCTCAACGACAAACAAAAAGTTCAAGCGGATATCCTCGTCGAAGAAGGGATGCTCTTTCACCGTCATGGTCGCTATTTTAACGGTGATTTTTTACTTGCTGATGAAATTGCATTGAGGGTAGAAGGGTTTTAA
- a CDS encoding cation:proton antiporter — protein sequence MSNTVVIITLSLLVMLSPFLSRVTKIPVVVVEIMLGSLAGYFGFLVENELFKIIAKVGFLYLMFLAGMEVNLKEFGFAKSSLLRRTIIYFTLLYGCSLGLFLYLDLSAVYLVAFPIFSLGMLMALVKEYGKNQPWLALALNIGIIGELVSIMALTILSGGLEHGYNREFAFTLGGLFLFLIGFVLFFRGVRILFWWYPSLKTLIMPHEDGKDQDIRFSMALMFIMVAVMLYLKIDVVLGAFLAGMLIATYFKHKTELPEKLSSFGFGFLVPIFFIHVGSTLALDAFTDVQILELALFIASAIIGIRLISSLIAYGGYLGLKNTILFSLSDSMPLTFTVAIATLGYQANAITHDEYYAFIVASMGSGIFLMLLIKILYTLFNKK from the coding sequence ATGAGCAATACGGTCGTTATTATTACCTTGTCTTTACTGGTAATGCTTTCTCCTTTCTTATCCCGTGTTACGAAAATACCGGTGGTAGTTGTCGAAATTATGTTGGGAAGTCTTGCCGGATATTTTGGATTTTTGGTTGAAAACGAGCTCTTTAAAATCATTGCAAAAGTAGGGTTTTTATACCTGATGTTTCTTGCGGGTATGGAGGTTAATCTCAAAGAGTTCGGTTTTGCAAAATCCTCACTCCTGCGCCGTACTATTATCTATTTTACCCTGCTGTACGGGTGCTCGCTCGGACTCTTCTTATATCTTGATTTGAGTGCCGTTTATCTTGTGGCATTTCCTATTTTTTCACTCGGAATGCTGATGGCTTTGGTAAAAGAGTACGGCAAAAATCAGCCATGGCTTGCCTTGGCCTTGAATATCGGGATTATCGGTGAATTGGTCAGTATCATGGCTTTGACGATTCTCAGCGGCGGGTTAGAGCATGGGTATAACCGCGAATTCGCCTTTACCCTCGGAGGTCTCTTTTTATTCTTGATCGGATTTGTCCTCTTTTTTCGGGGGGTTCGAATCTTATTTTGGTGGTATCCGAGTTTAAAAACGCTCATAATGCCTCATGAAGACGGAAAAGATCAGGATATCCGTTTCTCTATGGCGCTCATGTTTATCATGGTGGCAGTGATGCTGTATCTTAAAATTGATGTTGTATTAGGAGCATTTTTGGCGGGGATGCTTATCGCTACCTATTTCAAACACAAAACCGAACTGCCCGAAAAACTTTCCTCGTTCGGATTTGGATTTTTGGTTCCAATATTCTTTATCCACGTCGGCTCAACGCTTGCATTGGATGCATTCACGGATGTCCAAATTTTAGAATTGGCACTTTTTATCGCCAGTGCGATCATCGGTATTCGTCTCATCAGTTCATTGATTGCCTATGGTGGATATTTGGGATTGAAAAATACTATTTTGTTCTCATTGAGCGATTCGATGCCGTTAACATTTACGGTTGCCATTGCAACATTAGGGTATCAGGCTAATGCGATTACGCATGATGAATATTATGCGTTTATCGTAGCGAGTATGGGAAGCGGAATATTCTTGATGCTACTGATTAAAATATTGTATACTTTATTTAACAAAAAATAG
- a CDS encoding aspartate kinase — MLIVQKFGGTSVGDLERIQNVANRVSRTLKEGHQVVVVVSAMSGETNKLIAYAEHYTATPERSEVDMLLSSGERVTAALLSIALNAMGHSATSMSGRRAGIVTDAVHTKARIESIDPSTMHAELAQGKVIVVAGFQGVSERGQVTTLGRGGSDLSAVALAGALQADLCEIYTDVDGIYTTDPRIEPKARKMDKISYDEMLELASLGAKVLQNRSVELAKKLNVNLVTRSSFSDAEGTLITKEENIMEKPLVSGIALDKNQARVSLSGVIDRPGIASDIFTRLADNSVNIDMIIQTSGHDGKTNLDFTVPKTELLDAKKVVETFIAEDEISEASYDENICKVSIVGVGMKSHTGVAAKAFQTMARENINIMMISTSEIKVSMVIDEKYAELAVRSLHSAYALDK; from the coding sequence ATGCTAATTGTGCAAAAATTTGGCGGAACCAGTGTCGGCGATTTGGAACGAATCCAAAACGTTGCCAACCGTGTCTCGCGAACACTTAAAGAGGGACATCAGGTTGTAGTCGTTGTATCGGCTATGAGCGGTGAAACCAACAAACTTATTGCGTATGCGGAACATTATACCGCTACCCCTGAGCGAAGCGAAGTTGATATGCTTCTGAGCTCAGGCGAGCGGGTAACGGCTGCGTTACTCTCCATTGCACTCAATGCTATGGGACACAGTGCCACTTCTATGAGCGGTCGTCGTGCCGGTATTGTTACCGACGCTGTCCATACCAAAGCACGGATTGAAAGTATTGATCCGTCCACAATGCATGCTGAACTCGCACAGGGCAAAGTCATTGTTGTCGCCGGATTCCAAGGGGTGAGCGAGCGTGGTCAGGTGACAACGCTCGGACGCGGAGGATCGGACCTCTCTGCCGTTGCTCTCGCAGGGGCACTTCAAGCGGATTTATGCGAAATTTATACCGATGTTGACGGCATTTATACTACCGATCCGCGTATCGAGCCTAAAGCGCGTAAAATGGATAAAATCAGTTACGACGAGATGTTGGAACTCGCATCACTCGGAGCAAAAGTGCTTCAAAACCGTTCCGTTGAACTCGCTAAAAAATTAAACGTTAACCTCGTAACCCGTTCCAGCTTTAGCGATGCGGAAGGGACACTTATCACAAAGGAAGAGAATATTATGGAAAAACCACTTGTCAGCGGTATCGCACTCGATAAAAATCAGGCACGCGTATCTTTGAGCGGCGTAATTGACCGCCCCGGAATTGCTTCGGATATCTTTACCCGTTTGGCCGACAACAGTGTGAATATTGACATGATTATCCAAACTTCGGGACATGACGGTAAAACGAATCTCGATTTTACTGTCCCTAAAACTGAACTTTTGGATGCGAAAAAAGTGGTTGAAACGTTTATTGCCGAAGATGAGATCAGTGAAGCTTCGTACGATGAAAATATTTGTAAAGTCTCCATTGTCGGTGTTGGGATGAAATCGCATACGGGAGTTGCGGCTAAAGCATTTCAAACAATGGCACGTGAGAACATCAACATCATGATGATCTCTACGTCAGAGATCAAAGTATCGATGGTAATTGATGAAAAATACGCAGAATTAGCGGTTAGATCACTACACAGTGCTTACGCGTTGGACAAGTAG
- a CDS encoding DUF5625 family protein, which yields MALMSFLHAGWFGDLFDSTPTPRHTMAIDLSKAGNVAETDIRIDEKYSVYVELYYDYRKQKIGGDRYGEIIEKYFGRHKAFPIFPIKLTVLKYEKTGTSIVVDKIYYTNSLGRTYSSREINEFKLQEGAKYHIKVETVEDYPELAELNVEVAIGYYKTK from the coding sequence ATGGCACTAATGAGTTTTTTACATGCGGGGTGGTTTGGGGATTTGTTTGACTCTACGCCGACACCGCGTCATACAATGGCTATCGATTTGAGTAAGGCGGGAAATGTTGCCGAGACGGATATTCGGATTGATGAGAAGTATTCTGTGTATGTAGAGTTGTACTATGACTATAGAAAACAAAAAATAGGCGGAGATAGGTATGGGGAAATTATCGAGAAATATTTTGGGAGACATAAAGCATTCCCAATTTTCCCAATTAAACTTACTGTGCTGAAATATGAAAAAACTGGCACGAGCATTGTGGTTGATAAAATTTATTATACAAATTCACTTGGAAGAACTTATTCAAGTAGAGAAATTAATGAATTCAAGCTTCAAGAAGGTGCTAAATATCACATCAAAGTTGAAACCGTAGAGGATTATCCAGAGTTGGCAGAGTTAAACGTAGAAGTAGCAATCGGCTATTACAAAACGAAATAA
- the folP gene encoding dihydropteroate synthase has protein sequence MVVEKLSNAIDLQRELKHLGVDGGGVSILEDKGELHLIRIRDLHVGAANILKQDALSIGADVAVPRGTVTASIPQVDVLLIATERQLQQLVKKEKAQPFGLKQLSSELESFCHLKREKNIAIMGILNANDDSFYHASRFQGSYALERIETMISEGADIIDLGGVSSRPGSVAVSAEEELSRVRPIIDALYEQRFYDKTRLSLDSYEPMVVHYALERGFHIINDITGLANDEVARLCGSYGATAVIMHMQGSPKSMQENPAYLSVIAEVELFFRERIEKAESFGIKEIILDCGIGFGKRLEDNLALITHQRHFLRLGKQLLVGASRKSMIDAISPSESDERLAGSVAIHLKAIEEGASIVRVHDVKEHVQAIKIWKAMRG, from the coding sequence GTGGTCGTTGAAAAACTCTCCAATGCCATTGACCTGCAGCGTGAGCTTAAACATCTCGGTGTAGATGGCGGCGGGGTATCGATTTTAGAGGATAAAGGGGAACTGCATCTGATTCGTATTCGTGATCTGCATGTGGGTGCCGCCAATATCCTCAAGCAAGATGCGCTCAGTATCGGTGCCGATGTAGCGGTTCCTCGTGGTACGGTAACGGCATCGATTCCTCAGGTAGATGTACTTTTGATCGCTACCGAGCGGCAGTTGCAGCAGCTGGTAAAAAAAGAGAAAGCTCAACCGTTTGGATTAAAACAACTCTCATCAGAATTGGAGAGTTTTTGTCATTTGAAACGTGAGAAAAATATTGCTATTATGGGAATTCTCAACGCGAATGATGACAGCTTTTATCATGCGAGTCGTTTTCAAGGATCTTACGCGCTTGAACGTATTGAGACGATGATTAGTGAAGGTGCCGATATTATTGATCTAGGCGGTGTATCGAGCCGTCCGGGGTCTGTAGCAGTGAGTGCGGAAGAAGAGCTTTCTCGTGTCCGTCCGATCATTGACGCACTGTATGAGCAGCGTTTTTATGACAAGACCCGTCTGAGTCTGGACAGTTATGAGCCCATGGTCGTCCACTACGCACTGGAGAGGGGATTTCATATTATCAATGACATTACGGGTCTAGCCAACGATGAGGTAGCACGATTGTGCGGAAGCTACGGGGCAACGGCTGTGATTATGCACATGCAGGGTAGTCCGAAGAGTATGCAAGAGAACCCGGCCTATTTGTCGGTAATTGCTGAAGTTGAACTCTTTTTCCGTGAACGGATTGAGAAAGCGGAGTCCTTTGGAATTAAAGAGATTATACTAGACTGCGGAATCGGTTTTGGAAAACGTTTGGAAGATAATCTTGCCCTAATCACCCATCAACGCCATTTTTTGCGTTTGGGCAAACAACTGCTGGTTGGTGCCAGCCGTAAATCAATGATCGATGCAATCTCCCCCTCAGAGAGTGATGAGCGTTTGGCGGGAAGTGTCGCCATCCATCTCAAAGCGATCGAAGAGGGTGCTTCGATTGTACGGGTGCATGATGTAAAAGAGCATGTACAAGCGATTAAAATCTGGAAAGCGATGCGAGGATAA
- a CDS encoding 2OG-Fe(II) oxygenase, translating into MHHYISIYDDVLSKNYCQDLIERFETNSQCHHNVRNTYDEWQMRFTQINLYQHEIFRDDVIFLSHLFREAIERYKEDNKIEPHQWLSDYTFEQIRMKRYQPGGDDRFDTHVDVTDHDSARRFLVVFFYLNDDFIGGETDFPQLQIMAKPKPGRLIMFPPMWGWLHQAKPIIRGSPKYIVGTLLHYK; encoded by the coding sequence ATGCACCACTATATCAGTATATACGACGATGTTTTAAGTAAAAACTACTGTCAAGATTTGATCGAGCGATTCGAGACAAATTCACAGTGTCACCATAATGTGCGAAATACGTATGATGAGTGGCAGATGCGTTTTACGCAGATCAACCTCTATCAACACGAAATCTTTCGTGATGATGTCATATTTCTCAGCCATTTATTCCGTGAAGCAATCGAGCGTTACAAAGAAGATAACAAGATCGAGCCGCATCAATGGCTGAGTGATTATACATTCGAGCAGATACGGATGAAACGCTATCAGCCCGGCGGGGATGATCGTTTCGATACTCACGTGGACGTCACTGACCATGACTCGGCGAGACGATTTTTGGTCGTATTTTTCTATCTAAATGATGATTTTATAGGCGGTGAGACCGACTTTCCGCAACTACAGATTATGGCGAAGCCCAAACCGGGGAGGCTGATCATGTTTCCTCCGATGTGGGGATGGCTGCATCAAGCCAAACCGATCATCCGAGGAAGCCCGAAATACATCGTCGGGACGCTTTTGCATTATAAATAA
- a CDS encoding DNA polymerase III subunit delta', protein MFANERGGILITAEMEERARQIEASRYPLRCITFMRDDFKIEDAKEVIAEAYRSEEDTKTLILGAKSFTVPAQNALLKILEEPPRNIVFILLAPNKSTFLPTVRSRLSLTQEHAERTYEILPIVLKNLDLAGLFTFVKAHDRLKKHEAKALIEQLMHQAIHGEKLSLTTAQLEGFEKALRLIELNSRFQSVLVMVLMNFTREIKRGR, encoded by the coding sequence ATGTTCGCGAATGAGAGGGGCGGCATCCTCATCACTGCAGAAATGGAAGAGCGAGCACGCCAGATCGAAGCATCTCGATACCCTCTGCGCTGCATCACCTTTATGCGTGATGATTTTAAAATTGAAGATGCCAAAGAGGTTATAGCCGAAGCGTATCGAAGCGAAGAGGATACCAAAACCCTTATCCTCGGAGCCAAGAGTTTTACCGTTCCTGCCCAAAATGCCCTTTTGAAAATTCTCGAAGAGCCCCCTCGAAATATTGTTTTTATCCTCCTTGCCCCCAATAAAAGTACGTTTTTGCCAACGGTTCGTTCTCGTTTGAGTCTTACGCAAGAGCATGCTGAACGTACTTACGAAATCCTTCCGATTGTGTTGAAAAATCTCGATCTTGCAGGGTTGTTTACCTTTGTTAAAGCGCATGATCGCCTTAAAAAACATGAAGCCAAGGCGTTGATTGAGCAGTTAATGCATCAGGCAATTCATGGTGAAAAACTTTCCCTTACCACGGCGCAACTCGAAGGATTTGAAAAAGCGCTCCGTTTGATCGAGTTGAACAGCCGTTTTCAAAGTGTATTGGTAATGGTATTGATGAATTTTACCCGCGAGATTAAACGTGGTCGTTGA
- the motA gene encoding flagellar motor stator protein MotA has product MDLTVVLGMFIAVASISTGDIIDGGNPLHIIHLASLIVIFPTAMAAAAVSTDVEHVKGAFKNLGPIVFKNSSVDLHARIKEIIELSTLARRDGLLSLEQKVAQIDNEFLKQGLSMAVDGNEVDTIVETLELVIEETEHYYHSCGHYWILAGETSPVMGLIGAVLGLILALQKLDNPAEMAKGIAGAFTATVTGIFSSYVMLGPWGRKMIAKSHHIVKEQKLMLEGIVGIIHGDNPRTLEAKLLNYLSPAEEKHSQFN; this is encoded by the coding sequence GTGGATTTAACGGTTGTTTTAGGTATGTTTATAGCTGTTGCGTCGATTTCGACGGGGGATATTATTGATGGAGGAAATCCGCTTCATATTATCCACTTAGCTTCATTGATCGTTATTTTCCCTACGGCAATGGCAGCGGCAGCAGTTTCTACGGATGTTGAACATGTTAAAGGGGCTTTTAAAAATCTTGGTCCTATCGTATTCAAAAATAGTTCGGTTGATTTACACGCGAGAATAAAAGAGATTATCGAATTATCAACACTTGCACGTCGAGACGGTCTTTTATCTTTGGAGCAAAAAGTAGCTCAGATCGACAATGAGTTTCTGAAGCAGGGTCTTAGTATGGCGGTTGACGGTAATGAGGTCGATACCATCGTAGAAACGTTAGAATTGGTGATCGAAGAGACAGAACATTACTATCACAGTTGCGGACATTATTGGATTCTTGCAGGGGAAACATCTCCCGTTATGGGACTTATCGGGGCGGTTTTAGGACTTATTCTTGCGCTTCAAAAACTCGATAACCCCGCAGAAATGGCAAAAGGTATCGCCGGGGCATTTACGGCAACGGTTACGGGTATTTTCTCTTCCTATGTAATGTTAGGACCATGGGGGAGAAAAATGATCGCGAAATCGCACCATATAGTAAAAGAGCAAAAATTGATGTTAGAAGGAATTGTCGGAATCATTCACGGTGATAACCCTCGTACTCTTGAAGCTAAATTACTAAACTACCTTTCTCCTGCTGAAGAAAAGCACAGCCAATTTAACTGA
- a CDS encoding HlyD family type I secretion periplasmic adaptor subunit: MPYFQETAAIATQQMMYTSGKLAYDQQRQVLQEQIRQNDEATEAAKADKSRLKQLLTSAKDHEARLKEVLDIIAKRDYIEAQNQRIEYQEQLTMKEHVIAQSQGKLNELNQQLRLITQEYRNKLLAELTQKSKEATSLRTEVETTQFRNAKQQIIAPVDGYIEKLLVHTVGGVVTPAEKLLTLIPKGVPLIIKATVQNQDIGFVTKKMEAAVKIDTFDFQKYGLIHGEVKHIADDAIDDEKLGPVYEIAIAPSNLTLKGEGKTLSIHPGMSVTAELKVGKRRVIEFFIYPMIKYLDEGLSVR, translated from the coding sequence TTGCCTTATTTCCAAGAGACCGCCGCCATCGCCACCCAGCAGATGATGTACACCTCAGGTAAACTCGCCTACGATCAACAACGCCAAGTCCTCCAAGAGCAGATTCGCCAGAACGATGAAGCGACCGAAGCGGCAAAAGCGGATAAAAGCAGACTCAAACAGCTTCTCACCTCCGCAAAAGATCACGAAGCCCGTCTCAAAGAGGTACTCGACATTATCGCCAAACGCGACTACATCGAAGCACAGAACCAACGGATAGAGTACCAAGAACAACTCACCATGAAAGAGCACGTTATCGCCCAATCTCAGGGTAAACTAAACGAGCTCAACCAACAGCTCCGCCTCATCACCCAAGAGTACCGCAACAAACTCTTAGCCGAACTTACCCAAAAGTCCAAAGAGGCAACGTCTCTGCGTACCGAAGTGGAAACAACCCAGTTTCGTAACGCCAAACAGCAGATCATCGCTCCCGTAGATGGCTATATCGAAAAACTTCTCGTCCACACCGTAGGAGGAGTCGTTACCCCAGCTGAAAAACTCCTAACTCTAATCCCCAAAGGTGTCCCCCTCATCATAAAAGCGACTGTACAAAACCAAGACATCGGTTTCGTGACCAAGAAGATGGAAGCGGCGGTGAAGATCGATACGTTCGATTTCCAAAAATACGGACTCATCCACGGAGAGGTCAAACACATCGCCGATGATGCGATAGACGATGAAAAACTCGGGCCTGTCTATGAGATCGCCATCGCACCTTCTAATCTGACGCTCAAAGGGGAAGGAAAAACCCTCTCCATCCATCCGGGGATGAGCGTCACGGCAGAACTCAAAGTCGGTAAACGCAGAGTGATCGAGTTCTTTATCTACCCGATGATCAAATATCTCGATGAAGGGCTCAGTGTAAGGTAA
- a CDS encoding transposase, whose translation MPRRPRIELSGFHHIINRGVNKSDIYMCDDDYEMFLMIVCKACKNYRVILHDYCLMSNHYHLLVECELENLSLFMKHINSNYAIYVNKKYKRSGHFWQGRFYSRYINSDEYFYTLVKYIEQNPIEAGMAQSVGEYPYTLLRAIKNKTTLIECAVHSKLIDEIKDIDQFVGVSLNEEDIGRLQAIEKQKVVFNEDVKSLAYTKSLNNHFKNIKTTVLRDNAIAEALADGYTQAQIARHLDISRARVSQMVKKSLEIINI comes from the coding sequence ATGCCAAGAAGACCTAGAATAGAGCTTAGTGGATTTCATCATATTATCAACAGAGGTGTCAATAAATCTGATATTTACATGTGTGATGACGATTATGAGATGTTTTTAATGATTGTGTGTAAAGCGTGTAAAAATTATAGAGTTATTCTTCATGATTATTGTCTGATGAGTAATCATTATCATCTTTTGGTTGAGTGTGAGCTGGAAAACCTCTCTTTGTTTATGAAACATATCAATAGCAATTACGCTATTTATGTGAACAAAAAATATAAACGAAGCGGTCATTTTTGGCAAGGACGGTTTTATTCCCGCTATATCAACAGTGATGAGTATTTTTATACTTTGGTAAAATATATCGAACAAAATCCTATAGAAGCAGGGATGGCGCAAAGTGTTGGAGAGTATCCCTATACGTTATTACGGGCAATAAAAAATAAAACGACACTCATCGAATGTGCAGTACATTCCAAATTAATTGATGAGATTAAAGATATTGATCAATTTGTAGGAGTATCACTTAATGAAGAAGATATTGGAAGACTACAAGCAATTGAAAAACAAAAAGTTGTATTCAATGAGGATGTGAAAAGTCTTGCTTATACAAAATCACTTAATAATCATTTTAAAAATATCAAGACTACTGTTTTAAGGGATAACGCAATAGCTGAAGCGTTAGCTGATGGATACACACAGGCTCAAATCGCACGTCATCTTGATATTTCAAGAGCACGTGTTTCACAGATGGTAAAAAAAAGTTTAGAGATAATTAATATTTAA
- a CDS encoding HobA family DNA replication regulator — protein sequence MRKFDQWTLESIRSVGASMSWFEEQRFEWTPPIANAMDQMMGGKSIVLITDHDRKWFSHYITSSLNKRSQERPMIPIVCIDALYPHYDHISGGESIDMLSDMLDITFKGEYFFWYIGRGDDRRADIAKRNANSLLWIMDERFQNALVLRSHDELIDIKLLQLYRLFDKTLGAVLFGEINVRE from the coding sequence GTGCGCAAATTTGATCAGTGGACATTAGAATCGATCCGCTCCGTAGGGGCATCGATGAGCTGGTTCGAAGAACAGCGCTTCGAATGGACTCCTCCTATCGCTAATGCCATGGATCAAATGATGGGGGGGAAAAGTATCGTCCTCATTACCGATCATGATCGTAAATGGTTTTCCCATTACATCACCTCTTCTTTAAATAAACGCTCTCAAGAGCGTCCGATGATCCCTATCGTTTGTATCGATGCCCTTTATCCGCATTATGATCATATCAGCGGCGGAGAGTCGATCGATATGCTGAGTGATATGCTGGATATTACTTTTAAGGGGGAGTATTTCTTTTGGTATATCGGTCGCGGGGATGATCGTCGTGCCGATATCGCCAAACGTAATGCCAACTCTCTGTTATGGATTATGGATGAGCGGTTTCAAAATGCTTTAGTTTTACGCTCTCACGATGAACTTATCGATATCAAACTTTTGCAGCTTTACCGTCTTTTTGATAAAACGCTCGGTGCAGTACTGTTTGGGGAGATTAATGTTCGCGAATGA
- the motB gene encoding flagellar motor protein MotB, giving the protein MSKKKAKKCPTCEACEKWAVPTADFFSLLLALFIALYAIASVNKEKLKAVKEEFVKIYDYAPVAERINPVQEMVPDSKNPDPDASGNPSGKALTEQGGAVLMGEESKQEEVLDSVSKIQQELKNISMGGGEGPLDQMMDGVLLKLPASIPFSGANATIDDEEMHLFIRRVALIIDTLPESVDISVRGYTDNQPLPQGSPYRDNIELSSKRAETVMRELIRNGVSAERLSTAGFGSAKPLAENTNEKNRAKNRRVEFYMFVSNETPLDKTKQNNILDALSKLQK; this is encoded by the coding sequence ATGTCAAAAAAGAAAGCTAAAAAGTGTCCAACGTGTGAAGCATGTGAAAAGTGGGCGGTTCCCACCGCCGACTTTTTCAGTCTTCTCCTCGCACTTTTCATCGCCTTGTACGCTATCGCGTCGGTTAATAAAGAGAAACTCAAAGCGGTCAAAGAAGAGTTCGTTAAAATTTACGATTATGCACCGGTCGCTGAGCGTATCAATCCTGTCCAAGAGATGGTTCCTGATAGTAAAAACCCTGATCCTGATGCGAGTGGAAACCCGAGCGGTAAGGCGCTGACGGAGCAGGGCGGGGCTGTCTTGATGGGAGAGGAGAGCAAGCAAGAAGAGGTTTTGGATTCTGTCAGCAAAATCCAGCAAGAGTTGAAGAATATATCAATGGGCGGTGGAGAAGGGCCACTTGATCAGATGATGGACGGTGTGTTGTTAAAACTTCCTGCTTCTATCCCTTTTAGCGGAGCCAATGCCACAATCGATGATGAAGAGATGCATTTGTTTATTCGACGGGTTGCATTAATCATCGATACCCTTCCAGAAAGTGTCGATATTTCGGTGCGAGGGTATACTGATAATCAGCCTCTCCCGCAAGGTTCTCCTTATCGAGACAATATTGAACTCTCCAGCAAGAGAGCTGAGACGGTGATGCGTGAACTGATCCGTAACGGTGTAAGTGCTGAACGCCTCTCGACAGCAGGTTTTGGCTCAGCCAAACCTCTTGCTGAGAATACCAATGAAAAAAATCGTGCGAAAAATAGACGAGTAGAGTTTTACATGTTTGTTTCCAATGAAACACCGCTTGATAAAACGAAACAAAATAATATCCTCGATGCGCTGAGCAAACTTCAAAAATAA